Proteins found in one Lutimonas zeaxanthinifaciens genomic segment:
- a CDS encoding metal-dependent hydrolase family protein: MRQFLLLLVIVCLFLESNAQNSSEDTYILFTNVNVWDGTAEKLSKSDVLVKNNLISEVKANIKAPKGAQVIDGKGGTLMPGLIDAHTHFMLNGKGASDIENNQTWEDIAINGAAMAEMYLMEGFTTVRDMGGANAGLRRAIDAGVIDGPRFYSAGALITGRGGHADLANFSALPGDPTNVERLNMAKQVAGPDDVLMTARHNFRMGATHLKVMQTGGVASLLDPWQLNGLTEEELKAAVDIAEAYGSYVGAHSYSKDAILRALDAGVKTIEHGFLFDEEIHNKMIEKGAYITTNLTAFSPLLANVSALQDPRNQWKLKTANEAMKNYIPNVKKLKPKRGHNTDCVGSAVPCQAQVAYEKYLGGEFFGNYETLKALTSTNGEIIALTGKVINPYPWARLGVIEKDTYADILIVNGNPLKDLSVIGANPKWFDAEYRPNGVETIKVIMKDGKIYKNTLDRTN; this comes from the coding sequence ATGAGACAGTTTCTTTTATTGCTAGTAATAGTTTGTCTTTTTCTTGAAAGTAATGCACAAAACTCGTCTGAGGATACTTACATTCTATTTACCAATGTCAACGTCTGGGATGGAACAGCAGAAAAACTGTCGAAATCAGATGTACTTGTAAAGAACAACTTGATCAGCGAAGTAAAAGCTAATATCAAAGCACCAAAGGGTGCACAAGTCATTGATGGCAAAGGCGGAACATTGATGCCCGGACTAATAGATGCTCACACCCACTTTATGCTCAATGGTAAAGGAGCCTCCGATATTGAGAACAATCAAACCTGGGAGGATATTGCAATTAATGGTGCCGCTATGGCGGAAATGTACCTCATGGAAGGTTTTACAACTGTTAGGGATATGGGAGGGGCTAATGCGGGCTTAAGGCGTGCGATTGATGCCGGAGTGATAGATGGTCCCAGGTTTTATTCTGCGGGTGCATTAATTACCGGAAGAGGTGGGCATGCAGACCTGGCAAATTTCAGCGCTCTTCCTGGTGACCCAACAAACGTGGAACGTTTAAACATGGCAAAGCAAGTCGCCGGACCAGACGATGTACTCATGACTGCCAGACATAACTTTAGAATGGGCGCAACCCACCTAAAGGTGATGCAGACAGGTGGAGTTGCTTCTCTTCTTGATCCATGGCAGCTCAATGGCTTAACAGAAGAGGAATTGAAAGCTGCAGTGGATATTGCCGAAGCCTATGGTAGCTATGTAGGTGCTCATTCCTATTCTAAAGATGCCATTTTAAGAGCCCTCGATGCAGGTGTCAAGACAATTGAACATGGTTTTCTGTTCGATGAAGAAATCCATAATAAGATGATTGAGAAAGGTGCCTATATCACCACCAATCTTACCGCATTTTCTCCGCTTCTGGCCAACGTATCAGCACTTCAAGATCCGCGAAATCAATGGAAATTGAAAACAGCAAACGAGGCTATGAAAAACTATATTCCAAACGTTAAAAAATTAAAGCCAAAAAGAGGTCATAACACTGACTGTGTGGGATCTGCCGTTCCTTGCCAGGCCCAGGTGGCTTATGAGAAGTACCTTGGAGGTGAATTTTTTGGAAACTATGAGACCTTAAAAGCCTTGACCTCTACCAATGGGGAGATTATTGCCCTCACTGGCAAAGTAATTAATCCTTATCCATGGGCTAGATTGGGAGTGATCGAAAAAGATACTTACGCCGATATCCTTATAGTGAATGGCAATCCCTTGAAGGATCTGTCGGTGATTGGTGCAAATCCTAAATGGTTTGATGCCGAATACCGCCCCAATGGCGTTGAAACTATCAAGGTAATTATGAAGGATGGAAAAATTTATAAAAACACCCTTGATAGAACAAATTGA
- a CDS encoding carbohydrate porin produces the protein MKNFVLTGVCLLIIYTAYGQSERDSTGTYNNNEGFGGPKTVGAQLQIDNQPKFDYRFPIKVTKPWYDFKSNFSNDTGIEFGINYTSLFIASTETISDENTNNASSGVFDFQAGWTMINRKKGKNTGKIFVKINDRHSYKGSGSTPPMFHGLNESGYYGLPATGYRDYSIRMLELNYQQALLDNHLHFVVGKVDVTNYFNFHGLIVPWQHFIGYGASVSGSVNWPDQGLGGIVSIRPTDKLYIMGGLADVRGDVFRDGEFLNFGDQFQDGNFWKAVEVGYVPSFGERYFKKISIMYWNSDAYTNINGIDVASGQGIAVSAHWFFAERFIPFARFGISNGNGENAFYKADVQIGHGYRFLNYDILGISLSWNQPNIPDVKDQITAELFYRFNMTAHFELTPSMQFISNPTFNPDNNSLFYFGMRGRITL, from the coding sequence ATGAAGAATTTTGTCTTGACTGGTGTTTGTTTGTTAATAATATATACCGCCTATGGGCAGTCAGAGAGGGATTCTACCGGAACTTACAATAACAATGAAGGTTTTGGAGGACCAAAAACGGTAGGAGCGCAATTGCAAATTGACAATCAACCTAAGTTTGATTACCGCTTTCCAATAAAAGTGACCAAGCCCTGGTATGATTTCAAATCAAATTTTTCTAATGATACTGGAATCGAGTTTGGGATCAATTATACCAGTCTGTTTATTGCCTCAACTGAAACTATTTCAGACGAAAACACAAATAATGCAAGTAGCGGGGTCTTTGACTTTCAAGCGGGATGGACCATGATCAATCGCAAGAAGGGAAAAAATACGGGAAAGATCTTTGTAAAAATTAATGATCGTCACAGCTATAAAGGATCAGGCAGTACTCCTCCCATGTTTCATGGTTTGAATGAATCGGGATATTACGGTCTGCCTGCAACGGGCTATAGAGACTACAGCATTCGGATGCTCGAATTGAACTACCAGCAGGCACTTCTGGATAATCATCTGCATTTTGTTGTCGGCAAGGTTGATGTGACCAATTACTTCAATTTTCATGGTTTGATTGTACCTTGGCAGCACTTTATAGGCTATGGGGCCTCAGTTAGTGGATCCGTCAATTGGCCGGATCAGGGATTGGGAGGTATTGTGAGCATTCGGCCCACAGATAAACTTTATATCATGGGTGGCCTAGCCGATGTACGTGGAGATGTCTTCCGGGATGGGGAATTTTTGAATTTCGGAGATCAATTTCAAGATGGCAATTTTTGGAAGGCCGTTGAAGTAGGATATGTCCCCTCTTTCGGTGAAAGATATTTTAAAAAAATATCCATCATGTACTGGAACAGCGACGCCTACACCAATATCAATGGAATTGATGTCGCTTCCGGCCAGGGTATAGCGGTTAGCGCACATTGGTTCTTTGCGGAACGTTTCATTCCATTTGCTCGCTTTGGCATCTCAAATGGGAACGGCGAGAATGCTTTTTACAAGGCGGATGTGCAAATTGGTCATGGTTATCGGTTCCTTAACTATGATATTCTTGGAATCAGTCTCAGTTGGAACCAACCCAATATCCCGGACGTTAAAGACCAAATCACCGCTGAATTGTTCTATCGTTTCAACATGACTGCACATTTTGAATTGACCCCAAGCATGCAGTTCATATCAAACCCCACCTTCAATCCGGACAACAATAGTCTGTTCTATTTCGGAATGCGAGGAAGAATCACCCTATAA
- a CDS encoding DUF2391 family protein, translated as MANESKYEKYVHRVDGQLYESFVIKDDDGKKIQQIDIPLKVELKIQDLLEILVGASILAVPVAFTEEVWNMGNDLGWFNIILLNFVSLIFMGSFMYFKGYRNRLEMYRNEYLKRLFSTFFLSVLIVAILLTIVGKCPWITDPDLALKRILIGSFPASMSATVTDSF; from the coding sequence ATGGCAAACGAAAGCAAATATGAAAAATATGTCCATAGGGTAGATGGACAACTATACGAGTCCTTTGTCATTAAGGATGATGACGGAAAGAAAATACAACAGATCGACATTCCATTGAAAGTTGAGTTGAAAATTCAAGATTTGCTCGAAATTCTTGTCGGTGCAAGTATACTTGCCGTTCCTGTTGCCTTTACTGAAGAAGTTTGGAACATGGGAAATGACCTGGGATGGTTCAACATCATTTTGTTGAATTTCGTGTCCTTGATTTTTATGGGAAGTTTCATGTATTTCAAGGGCTATCGGAATCGACTGGAAATGTATCGAAATGAATACCTAAAACGCCTTTTCTCAACCTTTTTCCTGTCCGTTTTAATCGTTGCAATTCTTCTTACGATTGTCGGAAAATGCCCATGGATTACTGATCCAGATCTGGCATTGAAACGCATCCTGATCGGATCATTTCCAGCTTCAATGAGTGCCACTGTAACAGATAGTTTTTGA
- a CDS encoding DcaP family trimeric outer membrane transporter: protein MKRILISAICLSLSLFSYSQADEKEEPTTTFKFGGYVKADFLNSWYNNGDVGDTSPLKDIHFPAQIPVGPEDQNFNLDFHVKESRFNFDVKSKLLGKDIHGFVEVDFLLSAQGNERVSNSFSPRLRHFYFEWGNLLIGQTWSTFMIVVVPDDLDFAGAAEGLVFNRQPQIRYTHKSWQFSIENPETTLMDFQDPTVVETEKEIIPDVVVRKNFTLEHGFIGVSLLNRVLSGKTADGNDVKSQYAFGLSGGGKIMVGDRGSDIRFMATYGSGLGRYTALGFTAGGVLDENENINGIGSLNGYFAYNHYWKPEKWSSSFNVSAFQAFNDMDFVSEEANDRAYSASANLKFTPSKVVMFGVEFMHGYRELANNIDGSFQRIQFSAKYSFGYNNTVTNEKR, encoded by the coding sequence ATGAAACGAATTTTGATAAGCGCAATTTGTCTTTCTTTAAGTCTTTTCTCTTACAGTCAGGCGGATGAAAAAGAAGAGCCAACAACCACCTTCAAGTTCGGTGGATATGTCAAAGCCGATTTTCTAAACTCGTGGTACAACAATGGAGACGTTGGAGATACCAGTCCTTTGAAGGACATTCATTTCCCGGCGCAGATTCCCGTTGGCCCCGAGGATCAAAACTTCAATTTAGACTTTCATGTCAAAGAATCCAGATTTAATTTTGACGTAAAATCAAAACTCCTGGGTAAAGACATTCATGGATTTGTTGAAGTCGATTTTTTGCTTTCGGCCCAGGGCAATGAGCGGGTGAGTAATTCGTTCTCTCCAAGGCTACGTCATTTCTATTTCGAGTGGGGAAATCTTCTTATCGGACAGACCTGGTCAACTTTTATGATCGTCGTGGTACCTGATGATCTGGACTTTGCGGGTGCAGCGGAGGGTTTGGTATTTAACCGTCAGCCTCAAATTCGATATACGCATAAAAGCTGGCAGTTCTCTATCGAAAATCCTGAGACGACTTTGATGGATTTCCAGGATCCGACGGTGGTTGAGACCGAAAAAGAAATAATTCCAGACGTCGTTGTTCGAAAGAACTTTACTTTGGAACATGGTTTTATTGGAGTCTCCTTGTTAAATCGTGTATTAAGCGGAAAAACAGCAGATGGAAATGATGTCAAGTCTCAATACGCGTTTGGCTTGTCGGGAGGTGGAAAGATTATGGTGGGCGACCGAGGCTCAGACATTCGCTTCATGGCAACTTACGGATCGGGGCTGGGTCGCTATACTGCGCTTGGTTTCACAGCAGGAGGTGTTTTGGATGAGAACGAGAATATCAACGGAATTGGTTCTTTGAATGGATACTTCGCTTACAATCATTATTGGAAACCCGAGAAATGGTCTTCCAGTTTTAATGTATCCGCTTTTCAAGCCTTTAATGATATGGATTTTGTGAGTGAAGAAGCCAATGATCGAGCTTACAGCGCATCGGCAAATTTAAAATTCACTCCCTCGAAGGTCGTTATGTTTGGTGTGGAATTCATGCACGGGTACAGAGAACTGGCCAACAATATTGATGGTAGTTTCCAGAGGATCCAATTTTCGGCAAAATACAGTTTCGGTTACAACAACACAGTAACTAACGAGAAGCGTTGA
- a CDS encoding FAD binding domain-containing protein: MNKFSWYEAKSLEDALEHVNSTVSEQLYASSNGAAVFKSGGVDVFDWVKEGILKPEKIVNIRNIPGLDKISFDRKDGMTIGANVTLAEIASNNEIKENYLAVHQAVNHAATPQLRNMSTLGGNLAQRNRCWYFRSVEHQCFRKAGDRCFARHSVNGENENHAIIDNGSCVSIHASSVATALMAFNASVVIVGADGKKRTIAMDDFFVSAAQDISMETVLTAKEIITNIILPPPSKNTKSAYVKHVARESYDWSLGDVAVVMEVSGGNCKEASIVLGAAAPTPYRSRQAQEVMQKVSINESNAEKAAEAAMSVARPLSKNAYKVPLFKSIIKQAILELS; encoded by the coding sequence ATGAATAAATTTAGTTGGTATGAAGCTAAGTCACTTGAGGATGCATTAGAACATGTGAATTCCACTGTTTCTGAACAATTGTATGCGTCTTCAAACGGAGCTGCCGTTTTTAAATCAGGAGGAGTAGATGTTTTTGACTGGGTTAAAGAAGGAATTTTAAAACCGGAAAAGATCGTCAATATCCGAAATATACCCGGACTTGATAAGATAAGTTTTGATCGAAAGGATGGAATGACCATAGGAGCCAATGTAACTTTGGCCGAGATCGCCTCGAATAATGAGATCAAAGAAAATTATTTAGCTGTGCATCAGGCAGTGAATCACGCAGCAACACCACAGCTAAGGAACATGTCCACTTTAGGAGGGAATCTAGCACAGCGCAATCGCTGCTGGTACTTCAGATCTGTTGAACATCAGTGTTTTAGAAAGGCGGGTGATCGTTGTTTTGCAAGACATTCTGTAAACGGAGAAAACGAGAATCATGCCATTATCGATAATGGTTCTTGTGTTAGCATTCATGCTTCATCAGTGGCAACGGCGCTTATGGCCTTTAATGCCAGTGTTGTAATTGTAGGAGCAGATGGAAAGAAAAGAACCATTGCTATGGATGACTTTTTTGTTTCCGCAGCCCAGGATATCTCCATGGAAACGGTATTAACGGCAAAGGAAATTATAACCAATATCATTCTTCCTCCACCCTCAAAGAACACAAAAAGTGCTTATGTAAAACATGTGGCAAGGGAATCTTATGATTGGTCTCTAGGTGACGTTGCGGTGGTCATGGAAGTTTCCGGGGGGAATTGTAAAGAGGCAAGTATTGTCTTGGGAGCTGCGGCACCTACTCCTTATCGTTCCAGGCAGGCACAGGAGGTTATGCAGAAAGTGAGCATAAATGAGTCAAATGCTGAAAAAGCTGCTGAGGCAGCTATGAGTGTGGCACGTCCCTTATCCAAGAATGCTTACAAAGTACCTTTATTTAAATCTATTATTAAACAAGCAATTTTAGAATTATCCTAG
- a CDS encoding xanthine dehydrogenase family protein molybdopterin-binding subunit, which yields MDTRKEKLPYGIPGHNLSEIERDIPVNEPPAWPVNKDLNLIGKRVKRIDALDKVTGKAKYTSDLKLPGMLYAKMLRSTVPHAVISSIDISKAKQLKGVHAIHLIQNEEKDGEENENGKYPMVKYVGQPIGGIAAESLAIAKDALALITVKYEEKPFVIDLGSAMLKDAPIVFKQPIKQQEDGGDVGETHDGSKGEGNVRGPSTSSFFGGPRGDLEVGFQDADVIVENTYRTQVHTHMPLETHGVVVDWRPDMMTVYASTQNTAAVRNEMASIFGLPKSKVRVICEFMGGGFGAKHSAGSFGPMAANLAKKTGRPVWLMLDRQEEHIAEGNRPNSVQFLKIGAKKDGTLTAIQQRSHGTAGVGLGAGVGRIAQILYACPNFATEQYDVLTNAGPGAAWRAPGNVQGAFGLEQAIDELAEKLDVDPLAYRDIIDKSEVRKVERERGAKLFDWSRRKAPGSGEGVIKKGLGVGQSTWPRFVTLDSSVEVKVHRGGGVEIRSSVQDIGTGTKTVLAQVVAEELGLEVEQVTVNIGDTFFPVGPGSGGSVVTGSITPPARNAAFEAKKELLKLVAKKWETDSSNLSMKNGEVFNDKDASQKMSFKEATGLMRTSQISKVESRSDDYGGFQQPWGLAYGDLGSVQFAEVSVNTDTGFVKVDRIVAAHSCGRPLNIGQLESQINGGVIQGVSYALYENRVMDNSTGHMMNANVDQYKTPFSMEIPQIDTLIVEEYNARSSTDAYGIGEPANIATAAAIANAVYNAIGVRIYEIPITPASILTALNKV from the coding sequence ATGGATACAAGAAAAGAAAAATTACCATACGGTATTCCTGGGCATAATTTAAGCGAAATAGAAAGAGATATACCTGTGAATGAGCCACCAGCCTGGCCTGTAAATAAAGATTTAAACCTTATCGGTAAAAGAGTTAAGAGAATTGATGCGCTGGATAAAGTAACCGGAAAAGCCAAATACACTTCTGATTTGAAATTGCCGGGTATGCTCTACGCAAAAATGTTGCGATCAACGGTTCCCCATGCAGTGATTTCATCGATTGATATTAGCAAAGCCAAACAGCTGAAAGGCGTTCATGCGATTCACCTGATACAGAACGAGGAGAAAGATGGAGAAGAGAATGAGAATGGAAAATATCCAATGGTCAAGTACGTTGGACAGCCCATAGGTGGTATTGCGGCGGAAAGCCTTGCCATTGCTAAGGATGCTTTGGCTTTGATTACTGTGAAATACGAAGAAAAACCCTTTGTGATTGACTTGGGTTCGGCGATGTTAAAAGACGCCCCCATTGTGTTTAAACAACCTATTAAGCAGCAGGAAGATGGTGGAGACGTGGGCGAAACGCATGATGGCAGTAAGGGTGAAGGTAATGTGAGAGGCCCATCTACAAGTAGCTTTTTTGGAGGCCCCAGAGGTGATTTGGAAGTAGGTTTTCAAGACGCAGATGTCATCGTGGAGAATACCTATCGAACCCAGGTTCATACGCACATGCCATTGGAAACCCACGGGGTAGTGGTCGACTGGAGGCCAGACATGATGACCGTGTATGCATCGACTCAAAACACAGCCGCAGTAAGGAACGAAATGGCCAGTATTTTTGGCCTCCCTAAAAGTAAGGTCAGGGTAATCTGTGAATTTATGGGAGGCGGTTTTGGAGCCAAACACAGCGCGGGAAGTTTTGGGCCTATGGCAGCTAATCTTGCAAAAAAGACGGGAAGACCGGTATGGTTAATGCTGGACAGACAGGAAGAACATATTGCTGAGGGTAATCGACCTAATTCGGTACAATTTCTTAAGATCGGAGCAAAAAAAGACGGAACGCTTACAGCTATACAGCAGCGTTCACATGGTACCGCCGGGGTAGGACTTGGCGCAGGAGTGGGGCGGATTGCCCAGATTTTATACGCCTGCCCGAATTTTGCAACGGAGCAATATGATGTATTGACTAATGCAGGTCCGGGAGCCGCATGGCGGGCGCCGGGAAATGTACAGGGTGCCTTCGGCCTGGAACAGGCCATTGATGAATTAGCGGAGAAATTAGATGTCGATCCGTTGGCTTACAGAGATATAATCGATAAAAGTGAAGTCAGGAAAGTCGAACGTGAAAGAGGGGCGAAACTTTTTGATTGGTCAAGAAGAAAAGCGCCAGGTTCTGGAGAAGGAGTTATTAAAAAAGGACTCGGTGTAGGACAATCAACATGGCCCAGGTTTGTGACTTTGGACTCTTCTGTAGAGGTTAAAGTTCACAGGGGAGGTGGCGTTGAGATCAGATCCAGTGTTCAGGACATCGGAACCGGAACCAAGACGGTATTGGCCCAGGTAGTCGCCGAGGAATTAGGACTTGAAGTTGAGCAGGTTACTGTAAATATCGGGGATACATTTTTTCCTGTAGGACCAGGTTCCGGAGGAAGTGTTGTTACCGGGTCAATTACTCCTCCAGCGAGAAATGCTGCTTTTGAAGCAAAAAAAGAACTCTTAAAGTTGGTGGCTAAAAAATGGGAAACAGATTCATCAAATTTAAGCATGAAAAATGGAGAAGTTTTTAATGATAAAGATGCGAGCCAGAAAATGTCTTTTAAAGAAGCTACCGGCTTAATGCGAACGAGTCAAATATCAAAAGTTGAGAGTCGTTCTGATGACTATGGAGGATTTCAACAACCCTGGGGCCTTGCCTACGGAGATTTGGGTTCGGTGCAATTTGCAGAAGTAAGTGTTAACACGGATACGGGTTTTGTCAAGGTCGATCGTATAGTTGCGGCTCATAGTTGTGGTAGACCTTTGAATATTGGCCAGTTGGAGAGTCAAATAAACGGAGGAGTCATTCAGGGGGTTTCATATGCTCTATATGAAAACAGAGTAATGGATAACAGTACCGGCCATATGATGAATGCGAATGTGGATCAGTATAAGACACCCTTTTCAATGGAAATCCCACAGATTGACACCCTAATAGTTGAGGAGTACAATGCCAGGTCTTCTACCGATGCCTATGGTATTGGTGAACCTGCTAATATTGCCACAGCAGCGGCAATTGCCAATGCAGTGTATAATGCCATAGGGGTACGCATTTATGAAATACCAATAACCCCGGCAAGTATTTTGACAGCATTAAATAAAGTATAG
- a CDS encoding (2Fe-2S)-binding protein has protein sequence MEDKKQDANPGSKKGFSRRSFIRGAGLSTAGSVLLTTNAFAFEYEEGYSEGKEYGPGATLIQLKVNGSVQTLSVEPRTTLASALRDHLDLTGTKVVCDRGSCSACTVYVDDKPVNSCMMSVFDVVDKEITTIEGIAQNGKLHPVQEAFIEHDASQCGYCTPGMVMSCAHLLDNNPDPSLEDVKRATRGNLCRCGTHPHVFKATLDAAKKSS, from the coding sequence ATGGAAGATAAAAAACAAGATGCGAATCCCGGTTCAAAAAAGGGTTTTAGCAGAAGGAGCTTTATTAGAGGAGCAGGTTTGTCTACCGCCGGAAGTGTTTTATTAACCACCAATGCCTTTGCTTTTGAATACGAGGAAGGATATTCAGAAGGTAAAGAATACGGTCCAGGAGCGACTCTTATTCAATTGAAAGTAAATGGCTCGGTTCAGACACTCAGCGTTGAACCCAGAACAACCCTTGCTTCTGCCTTAAGGGATCATTTGGACCTGACAGGAACAAAAGTAGTCTGTGACAGAGGTTCTTGTTCTGCTTGTACTGTATATGTAGATGATAAACCTGTAAATTCCTGTATGATGTCTGTGTTTGATGTTGTTGATAAAGAAATCACAACTATTGAAGGAATAGCACAAAACGGGAAACTACATCCTGTTCAGGAGGCTTTTATTGAGCATGATGCATCCCAATGTGGTTACTGCACGCCAGGCATGGTCATGTCATGTGCGCATCTTCTTGACAACAATCCAGACCCTTCTCTCGAAGACGTGAAACGTGCCACAAGAGGTAACCTTTGCCGATGTGGGACCCATCCCCATGTATTTAAAGCAACTTTAGACGCAGCCAAAAAATCTAGTTAA
- a CDS encoding ABC transporter ATP-binding protein, whose amino-acid sequence MLQLQDISFSYDKEKPLLKGISFQLEKGDHLCVMGESGCGKSTLLKVIYGLYDLDEGSITWDEKPILGPAYHLIPGMDFAKYVAQDFDLMPYLTVEENISKFLSRFYPEESKKRTDELLEVIEMTQFAREKVKYLSGGQKQRVAIARALAKEPELLLLDEPFGQIDNFKKNSLRRLLFNFLKEKNITCIVATHDSEDALAFADQMMVIKNGQNISFGVPKELYKDRQSVYVASLFDEVNELILGGVKRLLYPQQIKIVQSSDLRAQVMNSYYQGTHWMIELKIKDQIIFSNHHVNLKKDTQVSLLIESL is encoded by the coding sequence GTGTTACAGCTACAAGACATAAGCTTTTCGTATGACAAGGAGAAACCTTTGTTAAAAGGTATCAGCTTCCAATTAGAAAAAGGAGATCACCTTTGTGTCATGGGAGAGAGTGGTTGCGGCAAATCTACGTTGTTAAAAGTCATATACGGATTATATGATCTCGATGAGGGATCAATTACCTGGGATGAAAAACCTATTCTAGGGCCGGCATATCATCTAATTCCCGGAATGGATTTTGCCAAGTATGTAGCTCAGGATTTTGATCTGATGCCTTATTTGACCGTTGAAGAAAATATTTCCAAGTTCCTGTCACGATTCTATCCGGAGGAAAGCAAGAAAAGAACTGATGAATTGCTAGAGGTAATAGAAATGACCCAATTCGCCAGAGAAAAGGTAAAATATTTGAGTGGAGGTCAAAAGCAACGGGTTGCCATTGCAAGAGCATTGGCCAAAGAGCCCGAACTGTTATTGCTCGATGAACCATTTGGCCAGATCGATAATTTTAAGAAGAATTCCCTGAGAAGATTGCTGTTTAATTTTCTTAAAGAAAAGAATATAACATGTATTGTTGCCACCCATGATAGTGAGGATGCCCTGGCCTTTGCGGATCAGATGATGGTCATTAAGAATGGGCAGAATATTTCATTTGGAGTTCCAAAAGAACTGTATAAGGATCGGCAGAGTGTTTATGTAGCCTCCTTATTTGATGAGGTCAATGAATTAATTCTTGGAGGGGTCAAAAGACTTCTTTACCCTCAACAGATTAAAATTGTTCAAAGTTCAGACCTCAGGGCACAGGTGATGAATTCTTATTATCAGGGAACACACTGGATGATTGAACTTAAAATTAAGGATCAGATCATTTTTTCAAATCATCATGTAAATCTCAAAAAGGACACTCAAGTTTCTTTATTAATCGAAAGTCTTTAG
- a CDS encoding (2Fe-2S)-binding protein: protein MAQYTLNVNGKTRQVDVDPTTPILWVLRDHLDLVGTKYGCGVAQCGTCTIHLGGVAVRSCQLPVSSIGNQEITTIEGLSENGDHPVQKAWLEHDVYQCGYCQSGQIMSASAFLKNNPNPSDEEIDAVMDGNICRCGTYTRIKSAIKSAAGMKSS from the coding sequence ATGGCACAATACACACTTAACGTCAACGGAAAAACCCGACAGGTAGATGTAGATCCAACCACGCCCATTTTATGGGTACTGAGAGATCATTTGGATCTTGTGGGAACAAAATACGGTTGTGGAGTGGCCCAATGTGGTACCTGCACCATTCATTTAGGAGGAGTTGCGGTTCGTTCCTGTCAATTACCAGTATCTTCCATTGGAAATCAGGAAATAACAACCATTGAAGGATTGTCAGAAAATGGTGACCATCCCGTTCAAAAAGCATGGCTGGAACATGACGTGTATCAATGCGGCTATTGTCAGTCAGGTCAAATCATGTCTGCAAGCGCATTTTTAAAAAATAATCCGAACCCTTCCGATGAGGAGATTGACGCTGTAATGGACGGAAACATTTGCAGATGCGGAACCTATACAAGAATTAAAAGCGCCATAAAATCTGCAGCTGGGATGAAAAGTTCCTGA